The following nucleotide sequence is from Gemmobacter aquarius.
GGGATCGCTGAAGGTGAGGTCGCCCTTGACGACCGAGACGAGGACGTAAGAGCCGCCGTGTGCGACATGGGCGAAACCGGCCTGCATGGCGGCTGGGTTGCCTGTCGCGTCCATCACCACGTCGTAGCCGTGGGGGAGAGGGGATCGGCGGGGGTTTTGAGCGAGGTGAAGCCGAAGGTTGCTGCGGCTGCCAGCCGTTCGGTGCTGGTGTCGAGGATGGTGACGCTTGCGCCGGTGAGGCGGGCGAAGAGCGCCGCGCCAAGGCCGATGGGGCCTGCGCCGGTGACGAGGACGCTGTCGTTCGCGGTCATGTCGGAACGGCGGACCGCGTGGGCGCCGATGGCGAGGAATTCGACAAGCGCCGCGTGCTGCGGGCTGAGGCCGGTCGCGTCATAAAGGTTGGTGGCGGGAACCGCGATACGGGCGCACATGCCGCCGTCGCGATGCACGCCAAGGACGCCTATGGCCATGCAGCAGTTCGGCTTGCCGCGTGTGCAGGCGTGGCAGGTGCCACAGGCGATGTAGGGGTTGATGACCACAAGCTGGCCCTGCGCCCAAACGCCCGTGGTTTCTGCGACATGGCCGGAAAGTTCGTGACCGATGACGCGGGGGTATTCGAGGTAGGGCTGGTTGCCCTGAAAGATGTGATAATCTGTGCCGCAGATACCTGCGGCGGCGAGGTCGATCAGCACCCAGCCTGCGGGTGCGGTGGTGGGCAGGGGACGGGGCAGCAATTCAAAGCGGCCCGGCGTGACGCAGGTTCCGCAAAGCATGGTGGCGGGCGTTGTCGCTGGCATCGTGATTCCCCCCTCCCAAGAGTAGCACTTTATGGATTAAGAACCGAAGCGCCGGGGCTTACAATTGTTTTTATTGGCAATTGTCATAAAGACCGAAGGTTTTGCCCGAGGGCGGCGGCGAGGCGGGGTTGGGTTCCGGCGAGGCCGAGCGTGGCGGACCAGTCGAGGAAAGCGCCGATGCGGTGGCCAAGTTTGGTTGCGTGGTTTTGCGCGATGTCGGTCAGGCGGTGGTCTAGGAAGGGGTTGGCGAAGCGGTCGAGCGTGGCTGTGACATAGGCGGGGGCCGATGTGTCGCCCGCGGCGGCGAAGGTGGGCAGGACTTCGGATTCGTAGAGGGATGCAAGGTCGGCGCGGATTTCGGGGGTTGCCATGAGGCTGCGGACGAAAGGGGGGGCGCGGTCGGTTTTGAGCCAGTTTGCGACAAGGTAGGTGTGGCCGAGGTTGAGGATGTGGAGTTTGCGGCGCTCGATCGGGGCGAGGTCGGCGACGATTTCTATGGCGGGGTGGGTGCAGGGGGGACGAGGCCGGGGGCATCCTCGATCGCCCAGAGGGCGTAGGGTTCGGCGATGGCCCCGGCGGGGTCGAGCGGTTCGGATACGATGCGGTCGACGAGGGAGTTGGCGAAGGTTTGGCCCGCCAGCCAGTCGTGGAAGGCGGGGGAGAGGTTTTGTGCAAGGGAGAGGGTGCGGGCGCGCAGCGTGTCGCCGTTGCGGGGGACAAGCTCGGTCGGCATGAGCTGGACTGGCGCGCGGGTGGTCTGGAAGCGCGACCAGAGGAGGTGGGTCAGTTTGGCGGGGTAGGACATGGATTGGTCGAAGTGACCAAGCGTGTCGGCGGGTTGGGGGGTCCATCCGGCTTCGCTGGTGTTCGACAGGATGATGCTGGCATGGGTGGCGGCGGCGCAGATTTCTGGCCAGTCGGTCGCGGTGTCGTAGGCGCGGGTGATCGAGGTGACGCGGGTTTCGCGTTGGACGGGCGCGCCGTTTTCGAGGCCCTGGATACGGACGGGGAAACCTTGGGTCAGGGCGTGAAGGCGGGCGTTGCGGGTGGCGTTGCCCGATGACTGGATGACGGTAACGGGGCCTGCGGGCTGGCCTGCGGCCATGGCTTCGGACAGGAACAGATCGGCATGGGCTTGCAGGAAGCGGCTGGTGCCGAATTGCAGGATGGGGTTGGTTGACATGATCGGGCCCTCTGGTGTTTGGTTTTTTATGATAAGGGACCGTGTGTCAAGAGGGAGGCCGGGATGCATATTCTGTGCGTGGGCGAGGCTATGGCGGAAATTCGCGCGCAGGGGGACGGGTTCGCCGTGGGGTTTGCGGGGGACACGTTCAACACGGCGGTCTATGCGCGGCGGCGATTGGGCGCGCGGGGGCGCGTATCCTATCTGACGCGGGTCGGGTGCGAGGGGTTGTCGGAGGGGTTCTTGCGGCTGGCGCGGGCCGAGGGGGTTGGCGTGGAGGCGGTGGCACGGGACGCGGGGCGCAACATCGGGGTCTATACAGTCGATACGGACGCGACGGGCGAGAGGAGTTTCGCCTATTGGCGCGAGCGGTCGGCGGCGCGGTTGCTGTTTCAGGACGAGGCGGATTATGCGGCGTTAGAGACATGTGACGTGCTTTATCTGTCGGCGATTACCTTGGCGATTTTGACGGCCGAAGCGCGGGGGCAACTGTTGGCGCGTGTGGCGGAGTTGCGAGGCAAGGGGATGATCTTTGCCTTTGATTCCAACTATCGGCCGCGGCTGTGGGAAAGTGCGGATGTGGCGCGCGCCGTGATCGGGGCGGCTTGGGGCTTGGCGGATGTGGCGCTGCCCTCGGTCGATGACGAGATCGCGCTGTTCGGGGGCGATGAGGCGGCGGTTCTGGCGCGGTTGCGGAAGGACGGGCGGATCGGGGCGTTGAAGCGCGGGGCGCTGGGGCCTGTGGCGATGGATGGATCGGTGCAGGCGGAGGGGTTCGCGCCTGCGACAACGGTGGTCGATACCACGGCGGCGGGCGACAGTTTCAACGGGGGTATCTGGCGGCTTTGGCGCTTGGCTTGCCCGAGGCGGAGCGGTTGGCTTGGGGGCATGAGACGGCGCGGCATGTGGTGGGGCTTGCGGGGGGGATCGTTGCGCTGCCTGCGGCGATGCTAGGGGACGGCGTGGTCGCGCAGGGATGAGAGAAGGGTTTGCTTTGACGTGCGCAGGTGGTCGCCTGCGGCCTTTAGTGCGGCAGGCTCATTTCGGGCTTTTAGTGCCGCGATAAGGGACAGGTGTTCGTGGATCGCGGCGAAGTTGCGGTCGCGTTCACCGGTTTTGTCCCATTGGTAGTGGTAGTGGAAGATCAGGGCGATGATCTTCTGGAATTCGGCGGCGAAGCGGTTTTTGACGGTGCTGCCGATGGTGGCGTGGAAGTCTTCGTCCAGCAGTGAAAAGTCGTGGAAGCGGGCGTCGATCTGTGCGGCGAGGTCGCGGTGGGCCTGTTCCAGCGCATCGAGGCGGGGCCAGATCGGGTGGTCGGGCGGCAGGGCTATCAGGTGCGAGACGGCGTTGAGTTCGAGCATCAGGCGGAATTCGGAAAGCTCGACGGCGAAATCGCGGGTGAAACCCAGAAGCTCCCATCCGCCACGGTCGCGGCGACGGACTAGGCCGAAGCGGCTGAGCGAGGCGAGGAAGGCTTGCAGCATGTGGGGGGTGACGTGGAAGCGGCGGGCGAGTTCGGCCACGTTGAGCGCGGTGCCGGGGGGGACATCGAAGCGGAGCACCCAGTCGAGGAATTGGCGTTCGAGTTCCTGTTCGGTGAGCTGGTCGGACTGGATCGCCAGACGGTCGCGGGGGGTGGGCAGGCGCAAAAGGCGTTTGTCGCGGCCTTGCCATGACAGGATTTCGGCCTTTTGCAGGCGGTCGAGGATGGCGCGGATCACGGTGCGGCTGACGCCGAGGCGTCTGGAAAGCGCGAGTTCCGAGGGCAGGCTGTCGCCCGCTTGCAGGGTGGCGGCAAAGTCGAGGAGCGAGTTGAACGCCTCGCGGAAGCGTTCGTCGGTGCGGGCCATGGCGGTTCCTGTGCTTTGCGACAGAAGGACCGAAGCGGGGGATAAAAAGCAAGGTCGGAATGTGGGGCGGGCGCGTCGGCTTTCGCGGCGCTTGGGCGCGCGCGATGGAAAGGATGGCGGGCAGGGGTGGGGGATGAACAGGGCGGGGCGGTTGACGGCGGGGCGGGGGTCTTTGCAACACGTGCCGGTTGCGCGGGCGGTGCGCGATGAACGCGCACCCTACGCAAGGATCGCCGGATAAGGCAGGCCCAAGCGGGCTTCGGCGTGAAGGACGACGAGGGCTGCGGCGCGGGCATCCTCGCCCGCGTCGTGGTGGTCGAAGTGCAGGTTCAGTTGGCGCTTGAGGTGTGACAGGCCGTGGCCGCCATTGCCGATGAATTCGGGCCATGCGCGGCGGGCGATGGTGACGGAGTTGGACCAACTCCACGGCGGTGCGGGCAGGGTGGCGGCGGTGCAGGCCTGTTCCATGGCGCGTTTGTCGAAGCTGCTGTGCTGGATGAGGGGATGGGTTGACAGGAGCGGCGACAGGCGGGTGAAGGCGGTGGCGAAATCGGGGGCGGTGGCGACGTGATGGGGGCCGATGCCGTGCAGTTGGGTGTTGAAACCCGAGAAGTGGCAACGGGGGTTCACGTAGGTGGCGAAGGTTTCGATGCTGCCGTCATGCCGGACGCAGGCGATGCCGATCTGGCAGATGCTTGATGCGTCACTGTTGGCGGTTTCGACATCGAGTGCGATGAAGCGGAAGCCTCCGGCCGGAAGGGGGGCTGTCAGGTGGTCGTGGCGGTTCGTCCAGTTCATTTCGTGCCCCTGCTGCCTGCGGTTGGTTTCGCATGGGGGCGGGGTGATTTCCAGCGGTGGATTTGGGGTTAACTGTGCGGGGGCGGCGTGGCAGGGTCGGGGTTCCGACAGGGGGATTTCATGACTTTGACCCATCTTTTCCAGCCTTTGGTCCTGCGCGGGCGGGTGATACGCAATCGCATCTTGTCGACGGGGCATGATACCACGCTGCCGGTGGACGGGACGGTGAACGAGGCGTTGGTTGCCTATCACCGCGCGCGGGCGCGGGGCGGGGTGGGGTTGATCGTCACGCAGGTGGCGGGGGTGCATGAGACGGCGCGCTATACGTCGCATATGCTGATGGCGGTGGATGACGGGTGTATCGCGGGGTATGCGGCGCTGGCGCGGGCTTGTCATGACGAGGGGGCGGTGGTGGTGAGCCAGTTGTTCCATCCGGGGCGCGAGATCATGGAGAGCGGGGACGGGTTGCTGGCGGTGGCCTATGCACCGAGTGTCAGCCCAAACGAGCGGTTTCGGGTAATGCCGCGGGCCTTGGACGTGGCGATGATCGAGGAGATCGTGGCAGGATACGGCGGGGCTGCGCGGCGGATGAAGGCGGCGGGGCTGGACGGTGTGGAGTTCGTGGCGAGCCATGGCTATCTGCCGTCGCAGTTCCTGAACCCCCGCGTCAACCGGCGCGACGATGACTATGGCGGATCGTTCGAGAAGCGGCTGAAGTTCCTGCGCGACTGTCTGGAGGCGATGCGGGCTGCGGCGGGGGATGATTTCATCATCGGGCTGCGGATCAGTTCGGACGAGCGGGAAGAGGCAGGCTTGCAGGCGGACGAGGTGATCGGGGCCTGCACCGCGCTGGAGCCGCTGGTGGATTATGTGAACGTGACGGCGGGGACGAGTGCCACGCTGGGGGGCGCCATGCATATCGTGCCACCTATGGCTGTGGCGCATGGGTATCTGGCGGGCGAGGCGGGGCGGATCAAGGCGGCGCTTTCGGTGCCGGTGTTTGTGGCAGGACGGATCAACCAGCCGCAGGAGGCCGAGGCGATATTGGCGCGGGGCCAAGCCGACATGTGCGGGATGACGCGGGCGTTGATCTGTGACCCCGAGATGCCGGTGAAGGCCGAGGAGGGGCGGTTGGAGGATATCCGCGCCTGTATCGCCTGCAATCAGGCTTGCATCGGGCATTTCCATCGGGGGTTGCCGATTTCCTGCATCCAGCATCCGGAAACGGGGCGGGAGTTGCGGTTCGGGTCGATTGGACGGGCGGACCGGCAGAAGCGGGTGATGGTGGTGGGTGGCGGGCCTGCGGGGATGAAGGCCGCGATCACGGCGGCCAAGCGGGGGCATGTGGTGACGCTATACGAGGCCGAGGCGCAGTTGGGCGGGCAGGCGCGGCTGGCGCAACTGCTGCCACGGCGGGCGGAATTTGGCGGGATCATCACCAACCTGTCGCATGAGATGCAGTTGCAGCAGGTGCGCGTGGTCAAGGGGGTTCGGGTGGACCGTGCCTTGGTCGAGGCCGAGGCGCCGGATGCGGTGGTGATCGCCACGGGGGCGGTGCCCTTTGTGCCCGAGATGCCGGATGACGGGTCGGTTCAGGTGGCGACCGCGTGGCAGGTGCTGCGGCGTGAGGTTCGGCCGGGTGCGCGGGTGGTGGTGGCCGATTGGCGGGTGACTGGATCGGGCCGGGGATTGCCGAGCAGCTGGTGCGCGAGGGGTGTCAGGTGACGCTTGCGGTGACGGGGACACATGTGGGGGAAAGCCTGCCGCTGTACGTGCGCGACAATATCGCGGCGGAATTGCACAGGCTGGGGGTGACGGTCACGCCCTATGCGCGGCTTTACGGGGTGGATGGCGGGGCGGTGTATTTGCAGCATTCGGCCAGCGGTGCGGCGATGCCGGTGGAAGGCGTGGATACGCTGGTGCTGTGCATGGGGCATCGGCCCGTGGACGGCTTGCAAGCCGAATTGCGCGGGCTGGGGGTCGAGGTGGTGATGGCAGGGGATTGTCTGGCCCCGCGCACCGCCGAGGAGGCGGTGTTCGAGGGGTTGAAGGTGGCGGCGGGGCTTTAGGCCCCTGCCGTTCAGCGGACGACGAAGCCGTGGGCGAAGGGGTCGCGGTCGTCGATGAAGATGGTGTTGTAGCCGGTCATTCGTGCCCATCCGGCGATGGAGGGGATGATGGCGGGGCGGTCTGCGACTGATGCTGCCGCTTCGACGCGGCCCTTGAAGATCGAGCCGATGATGCTTTCGTGGTGGAATTCGTCGCCCACGGCCAGTTTGCCCTTGGCGGCGAGTTGGGCCATGCGGGCCGAGGTGCCGGTGCCGCAGGGGCTGCGGTCGATCGCCTTGTCGCCATAGAACACCGCGTTGCGGGCATGGGCGCCTGCGACGGTGGGCTTGCCCGTCCACTGGATGTGGCTGAGGCCGTTGATTGCGGCATGTTCGGGGTGGATGAAGTCGTATTTGGCGTTGAGCGCGGCGCGGAGTTTCTGGCTGAGGGCGATGAGTTCGCCCGCCGTGTAGCTGGCCATATCGTCAAAGCAGGCTTGCGGTTCGACGATGGCGTAGAAGTTGCCGCCGTAGGCCACGTCGACCACCACTTCGCCCATGCCTTCGATGGTGGCCGTCAGGCCTTCGGCATGGAGGTAGGAGGGCACGTTGGTCAGGCGCACTTCCTCGACGAAGCGGCCTTCCTGACGGTAGGCGATGTCGACCTTGCCTGCGGGCGCGTCGATGGAGAGTTTGCCCGGTTCGCGCGGGGTGATGAGGCCGTTTTCGATACCCATGGTGATGGTGCCGATGGTGCCGTGGCCGCACATCGGCAGGCAGCCCGATGTTTCGATGAAAAGGACGGCGACATCGCAATCGGGGCGGGTCGGGGGTAGAGGATCGAGCCTGACATCATGTCATGGCCGCGCGGTTCGAACATGAGGCCGGTGCGGACCCAGTCGAATTCACGCAGAAAATGGGCGCGGCGTTCGAGCATATTGGCGCCCTGAAGCCGTGGGCCCCCGCCTGACACAAGGCGGACGGGGTTGCCGCAGGTGTGACCATCGATGCAGGAGAAGGTGTGGAGGGCCATTATGCGAAACCTTGGAAGCGTTGCGGGCTGAAGGGCGAGAGGTCCAGCGCGGGGGTGGCCCCTGTCACCAGATCGGCTATGAGGCGGGCGGTGCCTGCGCTTTGGGTCAGGCCGAGGTGGCCGTGGCCGAAGGCGTAGATGACGTTCGGGGTTGCCTTTGCGCGGCCGATGGCGGGCAGGCTGTCGGGGAGCGAGGGGCGGAAGCCCATCCATTGCGTGCCGCCCTGCGGGTTCAGGCCGGGGAGGAAGGTTTGGGCTTTCCGTAGCATCGAGTCGGCGCGTTTGTAATTGGGCGGGAGCGACAGGCCGCCGAGTTCGACGGCACCGCCGACACGGATGCCGGTGGACAGGCGCGAGACGACGAAGCCGTGGCCGCCAAAGGTGATTTGCGTGCGGATGTCGAAAGCGTCGGCGGGCAGGGTGGTGTTGTAGCCGCGTTCGGTTTCGAGGGGGATCTTTTCGCCCAGCGTGCGGGCGAGGCGGTGCGAAAAGGCGCCAGCGGCGACGACGATGCGGCAGGCGTCGAGGGTCGTGCCGTCGGTGAAGGCAAGAGTCGCGCCGGTGTCGGTGGGGGTGATCGCTGCCGCGTCGGCGATACGAAGGGTGCCGCCGTTGGCGCGGAAGCGGGTGGCGAGGGCTTCGGTGTAGAGCTTGGGGTCGGCGATGGAATACCAGCCGGGGGTGAAGGTGCCGTGGGTGAAGCGGGGCGCGAGGCCGGGCTGCACATCTGCCATTTCGCCGGGGGTCATGTGCTGGAATTCGATGCCGTGATCGGTGCGGGCCTGCCAGCCCGGAAGCGAGGCGCGGAATTCGTCGGGGCCTTCGTAGACCTGAAGGTTGCCGCGTTTGGCGAGCATGTGGGCGGTGCCGGTGGCGGCGAGGAAGGGTTCGAGTTCGGCTTTCGACAGGTCCATCAGCGCGGTTTGCGCGGTGGTCGAGGCGGCGACGGCGCGGGGGGAACAGGCGCGCCAGAAGCGGAACATCCACGGCGCGATCTGCAGCGCATAGGCGGGCGGCACGCTGAGCGGGCCGAGCGGGTCGAGCAGCCAGCGCGGGGCCTTGCGAAGGATGCCCGGAGAGGCGAGGGGCAGGATATCGGTAAAGGCGAAGGCACCGGCATTGCCCGCCGATGCGCCCGCGGCGGGGCCGCTGCGGTCGATCACGGTGACGGTAAGGCCGCGGGCTTGCAGGGCGAGGGCGGCGGACAGACCCACCACCCCCGCGCCGATGACGACGACGGTTGTCATGGTCAGGCGCTGTGCTTTGCGTCCAGTTTTGACGACCAGTCGGCATACCATGCCGAGAACAGCGCGAGTTGCTTTTCGATGAAGCCCTGCTGGCTGGACGAGAGCGCATCGGTATCGTTGAAGTGCAGTTTGTAGGCGGCGTCGCCACGGACGACGAGCATGTGTTTGAAGAACAACACAAGGTCGGGGCCGGCATCGACTTCGGACAGGATCTGCATGGCGCTGTCGAGTTCATAGGCAAGGCGGCGGGCGGTGGCGTCGCCTGCGACGGCGGCTTTGCACAGTTTTGTCAGGTGCAGCACTTCGCGTGGCAGCACGTTGCCGATGCCGGTGATCGCGCCATCGGCGTTGCAATTGATGTAGCCGTGGTAGACGGCGGTATCGACGCCGATCATCAGCTTGATGTCGTCGGAGCCCGAGGTGATTGCCTCACCCGCGTAGGAGAGGTCGGCGAAACCGCCGAATTCCTTGAAGCCGACAAGGTTGGCGTGTTCGGCGCGGATCTGGAAGAAAAGATCGGCCTTGGTCGAATAGCCGTAATATGGGCTGTTGTAGATGACGGCGGGCAGGTTCGGTGCGGCGGCGAGGATCGCCTTGAAATGGGCTTTCTGGGCGGCGGGGACGGTGCCGCGCGACAAAAGGCGGGGGATGACCATGAGGCCATGCGCGCCGACCTTTTCAGCATGGGCGGCAAGGGCGGCAGCGGTGGCGGTGTTGACCGCACCTGTGCCGACGATGACTTTGATGCCAGCTTTCACAAGGCGTTCGACGCCCTCCATCCGCCATTCGTTGGTGAGAAGCGGCCAGTCGCCCATCGAGCCGCAGTAGACGACCGCCGACATGCCGAGGGAGACGAGTTCGCGGGCCTTTTCGACAAGCTTGTCGAAATCGGGGGTGCGGTCTGCCTTGCAGGGGGTCATCAGCGCGGGGATCGTGCCGGTGAAGATGCTGGAATCCATGGGACGTTCCTTTGCTAGGGCCTGTGCTAGGGGTCGAATCTGGTTGTTCGCCCCACCATAGGCAGAATCTTAGCCTTGTCGATAAAAATTTTCAGATAAGAAAAATAGCGTGCCGTTAGTGTCGTGGGGTCGCCGTTCGGATTGCGGTCTGGTCGGAGCGACGGGCTTGGCTGCTTGCACTACAGCGCCGACTTTTTTCATATAATAAAAAAGTTTTGCCAAACTGCAAAACGCATGACACGATGGGAAAGGAAAAAGCCGAATCAACAGGGAGACTCGACCATGAAAACCTTGATTACTGCTGCTGTTTTGCTGGTATCCGCGGGTGCGGCGCAGGCCGACAAGCTGGACGATATCATTTCGTCGGGCACGCTGCGTTGCGCGGTCGTGCTGGACTTTCCGCCCATGGGCTTTCGCGACGAAAGCAACAATCCGCAGGGCTTTGACGTCGATTACTGCAACGATCTGGCCGCCGCGCTTGGCGTGACCGCCGAGATCGTGGAAACCCCGTTCCCCGAGCGGATTCCGGCGCTGATGTCGGGCCGTGTGGATGTGGGTGTGGCTTCGACCTCGGATACGCTGGAGCGGGCGAAGACCGTGGGTTTCAGCATTCCCTACTTTGCCTTCGAGATGGCCGTGACCGCGAACGACAAGTCGGGGATCACGTCTTATGACACGATGAAGGGCAAGGTCGTGGGTGCGGTTGCGGGCACCTATGAGGCGATTGCGCTGGAAGAGCAGGTCAAGGCCTGGGGCGAGGGCGAGTTCCGCCCCTACCAGACGCAGGCGGATGTGTTCCTCGCGCTGAGCCAAGGGCAGTTGGACGGGACGGTTTCGACATCAACCGTGGCGCAGGCCAATGTGAAGTCGGGCAACTATCCGGGCATCGCGGTCATGGGCAAGGCGCCGTTCGACACCGACTATGTCGCGCTGTTCACCAACCGCGAGGAATACGGCCTGATCAACTACCTTGATCTGTTCGTGAACCAGCAGGTCCGCACGGGCCGTTATGACGAGCTGTACGAAAAGTGGGTCGGTGGCGAAGTTCCGAGCCTGTTGGTCCCGAACTCGTATCGCTGATAGCATCGGGGGTGCGCGCTATGGCGCGCATCCCCTTTTTTAACGCCGGCACGAGGCGCCCATGTTCTCTTATACATTCCAGTGGAAGCAGGCTTTTGCCAGACTTCCCGAGATGCTTGACGGCGCGCGTGTCACCGTCGAGATCGCGCTGTTGTCGATGGCGATCGGGATCGTGCTGGCCGTGCTGCTGACCGGATGCCGCCTTTCGGGCAACCGCGTGCTGATGGCGGTTTCGACGACATGGGTGGAACTGGCGCGGAACACTCCGGCGCTGTTCCAGATTTACATGGCGCATTTCGGGGTGGCGAGTTTCGGCATCCATTTCAGCCCCTTTGTGTCGCTGTTGATCGGGATTACGTTCAACAACGCGGGCTATCTGTCAGAGAATTTCAGGGGCGCGTTGAAGGCGATACCCGATACGCAGACGCGGTCGGCGCGGTCGCTGGGGATGACACCCATTCAGGCGTTCGGCTATGTGGTGATGCCACAGATGTTGCGGATTTCGTTCCTGCCGATGACGAACCAGATGGTCTGGGCGATCCTGATGACGTCGCTTGGGGTGACGGTGGGGATGAATTTCGACCTTTACGGCGTGACGCAGGATCTGAACGCGCTGACGTTCCGGACGTTCGAGTTGTTCGCGCTGGCGGCGGTGATCTTTTACGTGATCACCAAGATCATCCAGATCGGTGCGCGACTGATCGCAAGCCGCCTGTTCCGGTATTGAGGGGGGATGGCGATGTTCGATACCGCGCTGACCGCGAAGGATATGGTTTTTCTGGCCCAAGGGGCCGGGGTCACGCTGCTGGTGACGGCGATTGCGGTGGTGCTGGGGACCGCGCTTGGCATCGTCTTCGGGATCTTCCGCTTTCAGGTCGGGCCGTGGTGGGCGGCACCGCTAACGTTCGTGCTGGATGTGTCGCGGTCTATTCCGCTGTTGATCCAGCTTGTGCTGGCCAATGCTTTCATGGGCGTGGTGCTTAAGCTGAAGATGTCGGGCTTTACGGTCGCCTGCGGGGTGCTGACGCTATACACCGCCGCCTATTGCGCCGAGATCGTGCGCGGGGCGGTCGAAGCGGTGCCAAGCACCACGCGGCGGGCGGCGCGGTCGCTGGGGCTGAGTTGGACGCAGGACATGACCTATATCGTGCTGCCGCTGGCCACGCGGGTGGCGCTGCCGTCGTGGATCGGGCTGGCGCTGGGGGTGATGAAGGATTCGGCGCTGGTCTATATCGTGCAGGTGACCGAACTGCTGAAATCGACGCAGATCCTGATCACGCGCCTGCAAGAGCCGCTGCTTTTGTTGATGATCTGCGGCGCTTTCTACTTTGTCATCAGCTTCCCTATCGCCCGTTTCGGCGGGTATCTCGAAAAACGGTGGTCCAATGATTGAGATCGAAAACGTCCGCAAATCCTTTGGTCCGTTGCAGGTGCTGAAGGGCATCGACCTGACGGTGCAAAAGGGGGAGGTGCTGACGATCATCGGCGGGTCGGGGTCGGGTAAATCGACGCTGCTGACCTGTATCAACGGGTTGGAGCCTATCGATTCAGGCCGGATCAAGGTGGACGGGACCGAGGTGCATGCCAAGGGCACCGACCTGAACAAGCTGCGCCAGAAGCTGGGGATCGTGTTCCAGCAGTGGAATGCGTTTCCGCATCTGACGGTGCGGGAAAACGTGATGCTGGCGCCGCGCAAGGTGTTGGGGATCGGCAAGGACGAGGCGGCGGCGATTGCGGAAAAGCAGCTGT
It contains:
- a CDS encoding dihydrodipicolinate synthase family protein, with the protein product MDSSIFTGTIPALMTPCKADRTPDFDKLVEKARELVSLGMSAVVYCGSMGDWPLLTNEWRMEGVERLVKAGIKVIVGTGAVNTATAAALAAHAEKVGAHGLMVIPRLLSRGTVPAAQKAHFKAILAAAPNLPAVIYNSPYYGYSTKADLFFQIRAEHANLVGFKEFGGFADLSYAGEAITSGSDDIKLMIGVDTAVYHGYINCNADGAITGIGNVLPREVLHLTKLCKAAVAGDATARRLAYELDSAMQILSEVDAGPDLVLFFKHMLVVRGDAAYKLHFNDTDALSSSQQGFIEKQLALFSAWYADWSSKLDAKHSA
- a CDS encoding amino acid ABC transporter permease; the protein is MFDTALTAKDMVFLAQGAGVTLLVTAIAVVLGTALGIVFGIFRFQVGPWWAAPLTFVLDVSRSIPLLIQLVLANAFMGVVLKLKMSGFTVACGVLTLYTAAYCAEIVRGAVEAVPSTTRRAARSLGLSWTQDMTYIVLPLATRVALPSWIGLALGVMKDSALVYIVQVTELLKSTQILITRLQEPLLLLMICGAFYFVISFPIARFGGYLEKRWSND
- a CDS encoding amino acid ABC transporter ATP-binding protein, whose amino-acid sequence is MIEIENVRKSFGPLQVLKGIDLTVQKGEVLTIIGGSGSGKSTLLTCINGLEPIDSGRIKVDGTEVHAKGTDLNKLRQKLGIVFQQWNAFPHLTVRENVMLAPRKVLGIGKDEAAAIAEKQLSHVGLGDKLDVYPSRLSGGQQQRMAIARALAMSPGYMLFDEVTSALDPQLVGEVLDTLRMLASEGMTMICVTHEMKFAREVSDRVAFFSKGVMAEIGVPGQIFDAPQNPETAAFVQMTQH
- a CDS encoding amino acid ABC transporter permease — translated: MFSYTFQWKQAFARLPEMLDGARVTVEIALLSMAIGIVLAVLLTGCRLSGNRVLMAVSTTWVELARNTPALFQIYMAHFGVASFGIHFSPFVSLLIGITFNNAGYLSENFRGALKAIPDTQTRSARSLGMTPIQAFGYVVMPQMLRISFLPMTNQMVWAILMTSLGVTVGMNFDLYGVTQDLNALTFRTFELFALAAVIFYVITKIIQIGARLIASRLFRY
- a CDS encoding sugar kinase, giving the protein MHILCVGEAMAEIRAQGDGFAVGFAGDTFNTAVYARRRLGARGRVSYLTRVGCEGLSEGFLRLARAEGVGVEAVARDAGRNIGVYTVDTDATGERSFAYWRERSAARLLFQDEADYAALETCDVLYLSAITLAILTAEARGQLLARVAELRGKGMIFAFDSNYRPRLWESADVARAVIGAAWGLADVALPSVDDEIALFGGDEAAVLARLRKDGRIGALKRGALGPVAMDGSVQAEGFAPATTVVDTTAAGDSFNGGIWRLWRLACPRRSGWLGGMRRRGMWWGLRGGSLRCLRRC
- a CDS encoding GntR family transcriptional regulator, which codes for MARTDERFREAFNSLLDFAATLQAGDSLPSELALSRRLGVSRTVIRAILDRLQKAEILSWQGRDKRLLRLPTPRDRLAIQSDQLTEQELERQFLDWVLRFDVPPGTALNVAELARRFHVTPHMLQAFLASLSRFGLVRRRDRGGWELLGFTRDFAVELSEFRLMLELNAVSHLIALPPDHPIWPRLDALEQAHRDLAAQIDARFHDFSLLDEDFHATIGSTVKNRFAAEFQKIIALIFHYHYQWDKTGERDRNFAAIHEHLSLIAALKARNEPAALKAAGDHLRTSKQTLLSSLRDHAVP
- a CDS encoding 3'-5' exonuclease — translated: MNWTNRHDHLTAPLPAGGFRFIALDVETANSDASSICQIGIACVRHDGSIETFATYVNPRCHFSGFNTQLHGIGPHHVATAPDFATAFTRLSPLLSTHPLIQHSSFDKRAMEQACTAATLPAPPWSWSNSVTIARRAWPEFIGNGGHGLSHLKRQLNLHFDHHDAGEDARAAALVVLHAEARLGLPYPAILA
- a CDS encoding ABC transporter substrate-binding protein; its protein translation is MKTLITAAVLLVSAGAAQADKLDDIISSGTLRCAVVLDFPPMGFRDESNNPQGFDVDYCNDLAAALGVTAEIVETPFPERIPALMSGRVDVGVASTSDTLERAKTVGFSIPYFAFEMAVTANDKSGITSYDTMKGKVVGAVAGTYEAIALEEQVKAWGEGEFRPYQTQADVFLALSQGQLDGTVSTSTVAQANVKSGNYPGIAVMGKAPFDTDYVALFTNREEYGLINYLDLFVNQQVRTGRYDELYEKWVGGEVPSLLVPNSYR
- a CDS encoding NAD(P)/FAD-dependent oxidoreductase, encoding MTTVVVIGAGVVGLSAALALQARGLTVTVIDRSGPAAGASAGNAGAFAFTDILPLASPGILRKAPRWLLDPLGPLSVPPAYALQIAPWMFRFWRACSPRAVAASTTAQTALMDLSKAELEPFLAATGTAHMLAKRGNLQVYEGPDEFRASLPGWQARTDHGIEFQHMTPGEMADVQPGLAPRFTHGTFTPGWYSIADPKLYTEALATRFRANGGTLRIADAAAITPTDTGATLAFTDGTTLDACRIVVAAGAFSHRLARTLGEKIPLETERGYNTTLPADAFDIRTQITFGGHGFVVSRLSTGIRVGGAVELGGLSLPPNYKRADSMLRKAQTFLPGLNPQGGTQWMGFRPSLPDSLPAIGRAKATPNVIYAFGHGHLGLTQSAGTARLIADLVTGATPALDLSPFSPQRFQGFA